attctttctgtcCTACTGTTAAAAATTACCCCAGCTGCCAAGGCCTCTTGAGTTTTTGTCTAACCATCTCTCTGCATTTGAGGTTGAAGATGTCTCCCGTCTCATCctattttctcttaatttcatCTGGCTTTGGCTGCAAGTTTCTTAGCTTTCTGAATTCACATCTTTAGTCTTCTCTTTACTACTGTCCTCTTACCTAGGTTATCCTATCTGAACCTCAATAATTTTActctgataattttcttttttataagatAAGATCTTGCCATATGATCCATGATAACCATTTGGAAAGTGGGGAGggtggtggaagggagggagaaatgaccttctctaatttgcattttaagcAAAGAAATGTCGAAAGGGGAGTCATTGTTGGGTTCCCAGAGCAGTGCCTGTGGTAGGTGGGAACAGGGTGGCCAAGGGACCTGAGAGGTTTCCAGGAGCCTTTCCATCCTTCATAAGGATACCTCCCAGAGGCCTTGCTTTCAAATTCAGTAGGCAATAAACAAGTATGATTTGCCCAACCCAGGCTTCTGAGATTAATCTTGGAGAACTAAGCCTGGGTTAGCCAAGCAGCAATGAACCCATGTATACCACCAAAAGGGATAACAGAATAAAGTGAGACAAACCCAGAATGTCCAGAAAAGAGTTCAGTCTCTGTTGGGAGGAGAACTAGATAGGATTGGCCTGGGAAAACAGATGAGGAAGACCCTTGATGGGAACATCTCATTCCAACTTTGTCTCTGTAGCCCGCCCACCCTCGATGGATGAAGTGCGTGGAGGATACTGGAGACTTCTTCGAGCCTACCCTGGCAGCCTTGTTTGTTCATGAGGCCTTCAGCCCAAGCACCCAAAGTGCTGTATGTGAGGGCTCTTCCCCAGCACatgtccctccacccctccccacccaacaTATCCTTTCCTAATTCTATTGACTGTGTCCTTCTCAATGGTTTGTGTATTTAAGGAGTCAGGCAGTCACAGAGAGAGAACCCAAAGAAGGACATGCTATGTCCCCAGGGTTTACACAGTTTAGCTATGAGACATAAAGGGTACACAACAGCACTAACTTGAACAAGTCACCCAACTTTCCTGCTCTTGTGTTTCCTCAAccagaaaatgagaaaactgaactcCATGACCTCTAAGGCTATTCCCTGTTTATGATTTTTTAACAACACATGAAACGACATGAGGATGGATTGATATAATCTTaagaagtgaaaataaataacTACTGAATACTTTTGAGTACCTATCATGTGCCTGGTACTCTTGTAAGAACTTCCTTTGAACTACTTTAAGTACAAGCATCATCCTAATACTTTaagaactgaagcacagagagactTGCCCAAAGCTACCAAATAGCAGTCAGGACTTGAACTCAGGTTCCAATATTGTCATCCATTTTCCTCCATTAAGAAAAGATATACTTGAGATGGTAAATGGTAATAACTCTATAGTCAGGTTGTAAAGCTAGTGAGACTTCAACTTGTTGGGACGCTGAAACCCCTAGGAAGATGGAAAGAGGAAAAGCATGCCTTAAGAAAAAAGGtgtgagggaaaaaaagagaaagaaagggggtgtGAGGACAAGAGTTCCTAAGAGCAGAGATAGTCCTCATCCTCCCTCCACTTTCTGAGTGGATTGCCTAGCCCAGAGTAAGGATGGGGTCTCCCTCCCTTGGCAGGCTGAGATCTTCCCACAAAAAAAACATTGTTTCCCCTGTCGACCCTCAGGAGTGGCCAGCTCCcacttttcctttctgtctccacaGATCTTTCTGGGTTTTTGGCCACCTAGGGATTACCACTTTCCACTCTCTTCCTGAGCTCTTCCCCCTTCTCTGGCAGATCCTCAGGACCAAGGCCTCTAGAGGCCTGGGGTGGCAGGACCCAAGACCAAGACTGATCCTCATCCtgtttctctgtccctgtcccctcaCAACCGCAGGCCATGGATTTATTCACTGCCATAAAGGATGCCCTCATCACCCGCCTCAGAAGGATTCCCTGGATGGATGAGGAGACCCAGAAAAAGGCCCAGGACAGGGTGAGGCCGGGGTAAAAGATAGGTTGATTATgtgcgggggtgggtggggttggggtggggagagggattgAGTATTGGATCAAGAGATCACAGTGGCTGGAGGAGAGTACCCAAGGCACAAGGGTACCACCATTATGTGGCACACATACCCTAGTGACAATAGGAAAGGTGGGGACAGGGTAGGGAGCAGGAGAACTTCCCTTTGATAGACTCAGGGTAGCTAGATTCCTTCTACCTGTGTCTCTCCCTAGGTCACCCAGCTACAGGTGAAGATGGGGGGCCCAGAATGGGCCATGGATCCAGCGCTGGCCAGACAGGAATACAGTGATGTGGGTCCCTGCCCTTGACAGTTCCACCTTAGTCTTCAACTTCTTCACCCACTGACCCACCCAAGTGGCAGACAATATATTTTCCTTTGGTGATCTGAACCAACCCCTTCTTGCCCTCCTGCTGGCTGGACTTTATGGGCAAGATACTGTGGGTCTTGCCAGCAGAGGAATGGAACCTTTTCAGGTCataatgtgtgtgtgcacacatgcacatgtgcattCTTGTGACTTGCCTGAGGGTGTTTATCTGTGTGGCGACACATGTGAAGCCTGTCTAGCCCAtgtgtggtgtggtggtggtgtgctGGTTTCCAATGTACTGGGGATGTCTGTGTGTAGGACTAATCTGTCTGGGTTCAAATGTAGCAATCAGGATTTGTCAGTGTGCATGTACACTAGTCACCTCTTGGCTCCTCCCAGGTACACCTTGGACCCAGTTTCCTGCAGTCCTTCCTGAGTGGTATTCGATCCCGCCAAGCTAGAATTATCCAGAGCTCCTTGCGGCCTTTTTCCCACCACAGGTATGAGACCAAAGGAGATACAGACACTGCGTCCCAGAGATGTACATGTGTGATTAGCAAGAGAGCAAGCTAGGGGCTCAGGGAAACAGGAACAGTGAcagtagttgggggcaactacaTATATCTTGGGGGGGGCAAATAAATGATGGAGCTGGTGTTCATATGTACTCATCCCACAGGTGGCAGGTGGCCCCCTGGGGGGTCAATGCTTACTATTCAATAACTGACCACATGGTGGTCTTTCCAGCTGGACTCCTCCAACCACCATTCTTCCATCCTGCCTACCCCAGGTATGGGCCATTCCATGAGGGAGGGTAGGATGTTTCCTAAGAGTGATGAGCAGCTgtggctggggtggtggggggatggCAATGGATGGGACTTGTGGTTGGAGGATTAGGGTTAAAAATGTTGAAGGGTTCTGGGAGTAAGATAAGCCCTGTCTCTTCAGGGCCGTGAATTTTGGCGCTGCTGGCAGCATCATGGCCCGGGAGCTGTTGCACATCTTTGACCATCTCTGTGGGTATCGGTGGgccattggggggtgggggtcattGAGAACCCAGGTGAAGGCCcctaaaagaagagaaagggagggtaATGTGAGGGCTCTGGGTGGGACAATACTAAGCCTTTGCAATGCTCTGGGGAGCCAGCCCAGCCTGTGGTACCCCTATGTTCTCACCCCTGCACCATGACTCAACATTCCATTCCCTTGCCCTTTTTTCAACAGTACTCCCTGGGGGCTGCCCAGCCTGTAATACCCATGCCCTAAAGAAGGCGCTGCTGTGTCTGGAGCACCATTATGCTGCCTTTCCATTATACGGTGTAACTTCCTTCAATAGCTCCCTCACGGTACTGGAGAATGCTGCAGACATGGGGGGGCTGGCGATGGCCCTGCAGGTAACTCACATCCCAAAGGTCAGAATCTCTTTTCATTAACAAAATTGACACCCTGTCCCTGACTTTTCCTTCTGCCATCTCTCATGCATACATAGTTACAAAACTTTCTGCTCATCACATCTCAACTGAACAATGTCCACTTGAAGATCCCCATCCTACCTAATGGATCCCTCTTTTCTAGGATAACCATAGATTTTCTCACAAGTACATTTCTCCCGGCTCAGACCTGTCTGTCAGTGCAAAACTTGAGAAAGGGGACTATGAACTGGTTTGGGGTTTTGTGTATAGGGCATCAGACCCCCAAATGGCATAGGTTTGGAGCCTAAGGTCTACTCTTCATCCCACCCCCATATCTAGGCATACAACAAGATGCTATTATGGCACCGTGGGGAGACCACCCTGCCCAAACTAGGCCTCACGCCCCAGCAACTCTTCTTCCGAAGCTATGCCCAGGTAGGTGGACGCCATCTCCCACTATGACTTGCTCCATGTCAGATAAATACCCTAGTGGTGATGCTTAAAGAATCTCCGCCTCCTGATACACATTTTCCCAAATGCTTCCACCATTGCCACAGATGTCCTTTCACACATGTCCCCTTGGGCCCATCCTTTCATGttatcacaaatatttttctgcCAAATTTAGCATCTCCttcaaaaaacaatacaaaagaatcTCTACTTCTAGATCCCTCCCTGGGATGAGCTCAACTTCACCTCCCCCCTTATTTATTCTCCTGAAAATACAAACCCATGAAAAACAAGTCTTAACAGATTTTCTATAGGCTACATTTCTCTTCAAAGATGTCACCCCCAAGTGTGAGCCCCTAAGTACCATGTGTTCCCTCAATAGACTCTGTTCTCAATTCCTCAATATACTTAAAAACCTTGTCACAGAGTTCTTTCAATAGACCTCACCTCACAGTCACTTACAAGTGGTCTGATTCCATACCTTGGGCCCTTCCCTGAATGCCTAGTGCCAGGTTAAATGACCTACAATTGGAAAATGCTCTTCTCCTCTCATGGTCCTTGGTCATTCCCATCCCTGCTTGTCTTTGTCTGCTGTTCCTAGCACCACCTTGTCGCCAGGTCTTGCCTACTGACCCTTATCTATCCTGGTTTTCTCCTTACTCTCTGAACCTCTTTCTTCCCAGGTGATGTGTAGAAATCTCAGCACACAGGATTCTCAGGACACTCACAGCCCTCCCACCCTTCGAGTCAATGGGCCCCTCAGCAACATTCCAGCCTTCGCTAGACATTTCTACTGTCCACATGGTGCCCTCCTGAACCCCTCAAAACGCTGCCAACTCTGGTAACCTGGCTACCAAAGAGACCTCAATACACATATATCAATATCTCCCTGCCCCATCCATGGAATCAGGGTGATGTCTCCTGTccccttttccaaaaataaaatctggCACTTGGCTTCTGCCTATCTCTTAATGACTCTTTCCTGATTTACACTACCTAAAAGTCAGAAAAGATAAAGGAGAAACTTTGAAGCAGAGTTCCACAGAcatgaggaaaggaaagaacCAATGATTGGTGAACTGGTAGGTCTAAAGGTCAGAGGTTGGGTGATTAAACAGACTAGTTCAAGATAGGAGGGCTTTGGTTAAGTCTCAGGAATATGGCCCCCAATTGTTTCAGGATTTTATTGCTATTACTTTTATTGTAGCTATCTCCTCCCCCTAATCTGCTGTGCTGAACAAAGCCAGGAGGGGCGTGGAAGAGAGAAGAGCATAGGTCTGGTGTATCTGGCCCTGAAGGATGGAGCTCAGAGCAGGGGCAGACAAGGGGCGGGGCACTGTGTGTATGTCTCCTTGGGAGTAGTGACCTGAAGCCCAGGGGAGAGAGGGTCAGTAAGCTATCATGAAACCGAGGTAGATATCCAGGTCCTCATCCAGGAAAAAGGCTGCCACCTCATCTTCAATGTCTCTTATAAAAAAACCAGGACACTGGCCACATTAAAGCACAAGGCTAGGTCGAATAGGTGGTCACGAACAGCTGTGTTCTCCATCTCCGATGTCTTGTCATCCTCTTGCTCGACCATGTTCACCTCCTGCCACATCTCACCCACTGAGGAGGCCACAAAGTACTCTTCGAATTGCTCTTGATTTTGGTCTGGaacaggggagagggggaaggtgCTGAAACACTGATCCTAACCTGCCCCTGTACAGGAAAGGGGAAGAAGTTGGAGAATATGGGGAAAGTTAGGTCCTGCAGCTTTTTACTCAATTATCCATATCCTTGTCCTTGACCAGAGAGGTGATGCTCCATCTGGGGGTCCCTTCTTATCTGTGTGAAACCACAGCTCCAACCCAAGAGCACAAACACCCCATTTCCAACTCAACTGTGTCCTCCAAAGTGTTATATCATTTGGGAGTGAGGGACCAccttaaaaaagagtgaaaatcaAAGATACTCTTCTCAGACAAATGCATGTATGCTCATACTCATGAAAGCTCCATGCAATTTTCACTGGCCTGGAGTATTCCCCTGAATAGGGCTCTCCCCTGCTTGAGACCCTTTCACATGACACCCTCACACTACAATAGTAGGGGACCTGGGTATTCTCCCACAACCCAAACCTATCTCAGATTTCCCTCTGGCCTGATAAATCATCTGGGAGTGACTGCAAACAGATCTGGTCCCTAGCCTCCTGAGGTTGCCCTCCTTTTCTACTTACCTGTAGAGGGTATTTGTTCTTTCTGACTCCTCTCATTGGggcctgggctccatccctgaGGCTTCACCCCCTTTACCCACAGCAGCAGTAAGATGGCTGCCAGTAATGCTGCTCTGAGGAGCTGGGAGCCCAGGGAAGTCATGGGTCTGCCCATCCACTGTTGTGGCCTTCCCCactccccagtgcccagcaggctccctgccacctccctcccctgtccctgtcccaccccttgccccttcccagcaccgttttcttcccttcccttctataGGACCTCTGACCTCATGAGCTCTGTGATATCACAGCCATGGGCTGACTCATTCCAGCTCACTGGAGAGTTCCATCACTGGGCAAGAGAGTTGAGAGTAGTCAGCAGGGGACAACCAAGCCTTCGGGCATGACTATGGAGATCAACACAGATGACTTAAGAGTTTGCGAACTGCTTTCACATCCATTACATCCTTATAGCAGCCAGGTCTCAAAGGAATAGTGTcatcatcccattttatagatgaggctaCTGAAGTTCACAAAAGAAATGACTCACCCACTCACGAGCACAGAGAAAATAAGGGGCAGAGCAGGATTGTTGAAAGTCACAGCTTCCCACTCTTCCATGCAGCCTTTCTCAAAGGAAAGTGGCTTGCATCGGATGGGCTGAGATCAGATGCCTGAAATAAGGATCCTCAAGTTCTGGGCTGTGCTTAAAACTCAGGTCCATTGAAaatgagggaggggaagggggagaggtaGAGGGTAGAAAAAGAGTCCATttgggccgtgtgtgtgtgtgtgtgtgtgtgtgtgtgtgtgtaagaaagagagatagggagaaggagaaagagaaagaaagacagacacaAAGGGAAATAGGACTTACAGAATGCAGGGTAGTATCCTGGGCCTAAGTTGAACctattctctccttcctcctcctcccctaactgtcctcatTCCTAGACTTTGCCCTCTTGTACTGATAGACTGGAACAGCCTTTTCTCTCATTGTACATCCTCTTGTACTTTTAGTCACAGAGAAAACTTTGTTAGAGGCTCATTCACTAAACTTCTTGTTTGGTAGAAGGAGGTAGAGTCCTCAGAGAAGAAGCAATGTGGCAGAGAGACAAAGAGCCCACCTAACAGATCTCAAGAAACCTGCCTCAGtggcccactgcccaccctgcccatgAACCTGGTGAGCACATACCTGTTGGCAGTAACTGGCTGTGGCTAATTTTCATCTGCTTCTTGGGACAAAGACGATGGTTAAGGGTgagttggggtgggtggggcggggtaggATGTTTGGGAGACAGTATGGAGGGCTGTTCTGAAAACCAGAACAGATATATGTCATGAGATACAGGAAAGGTACTCGGGTGGGGATGAGTGGGAGAAGATTCTAGACACATTTGATCTATCCCAATGAGCTCACATCACTCCTGGTGCCCATGTATTCCACACCTGAATGAACCACCAAATGCAGGGGTAAGGATGTGTGCAGAAGCACATAACTTTCTGGGAGAGGGGATTGCGTGTGGAAATTTATTTCCACAGATGTTACCCATGTTGCCTACTTCATATACTTCCTGGTGATCCAAGCCAGGTAACTGGGTGACTGAGGAATGGCACAGGAAGTCACTtgatggtgggggtgggaagattAAAGTAAGCAGGTGACCCTGCTCATTCCTACTTTGAACTCATTGACCTGCAGGTTCGGGGAACGATGCttgggtagaaaaaaaatcactaatgtCCTCCTGGCTAtttggaggacagagcctcttggttcctagccaaaaaaaaaaaaaaaaaaagaatatatcctTGGAGGAACCAAGAAtcctttaaattttgttttcttaataagaactatttaagaaatatgaaaaacaaaaagggcaaATAGTTCCACCCTCCAGTGAGCATCACTATTAATGTTTTCAAGTATAGTATTCAAATCCTTTCCCTATGTGGCTGTAGGCATGTGGGTAGAAGTATATTTCCTATCAATTAAAATCCAGGTGTGCACTCCTCCTTATTGCATCAGAATAAAGCTGCTTTGGTACCAACCGGCTCTGGGCCCTGACATTGCTCTGACCTGCTCCTCCTGGGCACCTGGAAGGCATTACGGAGTCACGATGGATGTCGAGGCATCATCATAGGGTTGAAGCTGCTGCCTGAGGGAGAGAGACTGTGGGTGTCTTTGGCCCCAGAAAGCTGAGAAAGCATGCAGAAGAATGAGAGGAGAAAAGGGACAGAAAGTATAGTGATACGGTAGATGACAGAGGTGAGAGTGGTGGGGAAGAAAGCTGGAAAAGAGAAGAGAGCACTTCTTACAGATTAGAAAACAGTTTCCAAATCTCTAGTCTACCCCTGGGACAGGTGGGACTGTTACTGGAAAGGGGACCTTGCCTGGAGCAGGTCTGCCTAGGGCCGGCTGGTAGTGTGTGGGCTCTTGACTTGGGCAGGGaagagtccaggtgatttttgaAAGTATGTTGGTAAAGCTCAGGACAGTGAAACAcaggaagggcttagcatagaagaagtGACAGGAGAGGGCCTCAGTGGGAAAAATTagcctaggtggggctgctttcactcactgggaagtcagagaaagggggccTTGAGGACAGGGTCAGAGGGTTAACCCAGGAGGAGCTGCTACTGCCCAtggctcccctggttgcaagcctcatggGG
The genomic region above belongs to Eptesicus fuscus isolate TK198812 chromosome 14, DD_ASM_mEF_20220401, whole genome shotgun sequence and contains:
- the LLCFC1 gene encoding sperm-egg fusion protein LLCFC1, encoding MGRPMTSLGSQLLRAALLAAILLLLWVKGVKPQGWSPGPNERSQKEQIPSTDQNQEQFEEYFVASSVGEMWQEVNMVEQEDDKTSEMENTAVRDHLFDLALCFNVASVLVFL